The Streptococcus viridans genome includes a window with the following:
- the ftsA gene encoding cell division protein FtsA, translating into MARNGFFTGLDIGTSSIKVLVAEHVNGEMNVIGVSNAKSAGVKDGIIVDIEAASNAIKNAVSQAEEKAGISINLVNVGLPANLLQIEATQGMIPVTSDSKEITDADVENVVRSALTKSMTPDREVITFIPEEFTVDGFQGIRDPRGMMGIRLEMRGLLYTGPRTVLHNLRKTVERAGLQVENIIISPLAMIKSVLNEGEREFGATVIDLGGGQTTVASVRNQELQFTNIYQEGGDYVTKDISKVLKTSQKLAEGLKFNYGEAYVPSVGDEVFHVEVIGEVEPVQVSEKYLAEIISARIKHIFDQIKQDLERRHLLDLPGGIVIIGGGAILPGIEELAQEVFGVNVKLYVPNQIGIRNPAFAHVISLSEYAGNLTDVDILAQAAVHGDQRLRQQPIQFERPVQQPVVPAYVPEEIEPVVNVEQQHPVEEQKQEEKTTFTDRMKNLIGNMFD; encoded by the coding sequence ATGGCTAGAAACGGCTTTTTTACAGGTTTAGATATCGGTACTAGTTCAATAAAAGTATTGGTGGCAGAACATGTCAATGGAGAAATGAATGTAATTGGAGTCAGCAATGCGAAAAGTGCTGGCGTCAAAGATGGAATTATTGTTGATATTGAGGCTGCTTCGAATGCGATTAAAAATGCAGTAAGCCAAGCAGAAGAAAAAGCAGGAATTTCAATCAATCTTGTTAACGTTGGGTTGCCAGCGAACCTTCTTCAAATTGAAGCAACTCAAGGAATGATTCCTGTAACCAGTGATTCAAAAGAAATTACGGATGCAGATGTTGAAAATGTTGTCAGATCTGCATTAACAAAGAGTATGACTCCAGACCGTGAAGTCATTACCTTTATTCCAGAAGAATTTACAGTCGATGGTTTCCAAGGAATTCGCGATCCACGTGGAATGATGGGGATCCGTTTGGAAATGCGTGGACTCTTGTATACCGGTCCTAGAACTGTCCTCCATAATTTACGGAAAACAGTTGAACGTGCTGGATTGCAAGTTGAGAACATCATTATTTCACCACTTGCAATGATTAAGTCTGTATTGAACGAAGGAGAACGAGAGTTTGGTGCGACCGTCATTGATTTAGGTGGAGGACAAACGACAGTAGCTTCTGTTCGTAATCAAGAACTTCAATTTACAAATATCTACCAAGAAGGTGGCGACTACGTTACAAAAGATATTTCTAAAGTATTGAAAACCTCTCAAAAATTAGCAGAAGGTTTGAAATTCAACTATGGAGAAGCTTATGTTCCATCTGTGGGAGATGAGGTCTTCCATGTTGAAGTAATCGGTGAAGTAGAACCTGTTCAAGTATCTGAAAAATATTTGGCAGAAATTATTTCAGCACGAATCAAACACATCTTCGACCAAATCAAACAAGATCTTGAAAGAAGACATTTGCTTGATTTGCCTGGAGGAATTGTCATCATCGGTGGTGGCGCTATTCTCCCTGGTATTGAAGAATTGGCGCAAGAAGTCTTTGGTGTAAATGTGAAATTGTATGTTCCAAATCAAATTGGTATCCGCAATCCAGCTTTTGCCCACGTGATTAGTTTGTCCGAATATGCAGGAAATCTAACAGATGTAGATATTCTTGCTCAGGCTGCTGTACATGGAGACCAACGTCTTCGTCAGCAACCAATTCAATTCGAGCGTCCCGTACAGCAACCAGTTGTTCCAGCATATGTACCGGAAGAAATTGAGCCTGTAGTTAACGTCGAGCAACAACATCCAGTTGAAGAACAAAAACAAGAAGAAAAAACTACCTTTACAGACCGAATGAAGAATTTAATCGGTAATATGTTTGATTAA
- a CDS encoding DivIVA domain-containing protein produces the protein MALTALEIKDKRFYVKFRGYDAKEVEEFQDMVYRDYEKLVRENHELETKISALEERLNYFDEMKDSLSQSVLIAQDTAERVKHAANERSETIVRQAEQDAHHLVEEAKAKANEILRHATDNAKKVAVETEELKNKTRVFHQRLKSTIESQLSIIDTPEWDEILRPTAMYIQTSDEAFREVVEKALEETVHHNYDDESIDLTRQFSRAEIEELQKHIEAVNRELSATQAFEGLNEKVQEALEEVEKNQVDQDSIDEIVLDTPQVADIDAPEVADIDAPEGEEQRESVSIL, from the coding sequence ATGGCACTTACAGCTTTAGAAATCAAAGATAAACGCTTTTATGTAAAATTTAGAGGCTACGATGCTAAAGAAGTTGAAGAGTTTCAAGACATGGTCTACAGAGACTATGAAAAATTAGTTCGTGAAAATCATGAATTAGAAACAAAAATTAGTGCGTTGGAAGAACGCTTGAACTACTTTGACGAAATGAAAGACTCTTTGAGTCAATCAGTATTAATCGCTCAAGATACAGCAGAACGTGTGAAACATGCAGCAAATGAACGCTCAGAAACAATCGTTCGTCAAGCGGAGCAAGATGCTCATCATTTAGTTGAAGAAGCAAAAGCGAAAGCAAATGAAATTCTCCGTCATGCTACAGACAATGCTAAGAAAGTTGCTGTAGAAACGGAAGAATTGAAGAATAAGACGCGTGTCTTCCACCAACGTTTGAAATCAACTATCGAAAGCCAATTGAGCATCATTGATACACCAGAATGGGATGAAATTCTTCGCCCAACTGCTATGTATATTCAAACCAGTGATGAAGCTTTCCGTGAAGTAGTTGAAAAAGCTTTGGAAGAAACGGTTCATCATAACTACGATGATGAATCAATTGATTTGACTCGTCAATTCTCACGCGCTGAAATTGAAGAATTGCAAAAACATATTGAAGCTGTAAATCGTGAATTGTCTGCGACTCAAGCTTTTGAAGGATTGAATGAAAAAGTTCAAGAAGCTTTGGAAGAAGTAGAAAAAAATCAGGTAGATCAAGATTCTATTGATGAAATTGTTCTAGATACTCCTCAAGTTGCGGATATCGATGCGCCAGAAGTTGCTGATATTGATGCTCCTGAAGGGGAAGAACAACGGGAATCTGTTTCAATTTTATAA
- a CDS encoding cell division protein FtsQ/DivIB, which translates to MTDKKNQKTPKEVTKLSEWQRRNQEYQKKKQLEEQEEKEKKAQEEKERQELLNQKTPSEDLDAEEQDTETADENEKEADLPEEEVQETLPEETEEDAEEEKIIYLTEPSEAMLEEEELAKKAKKEGQIARRHIYRAIPILAISTLIALFSAYLLTPLAKQKIIEFSGNKNADQTLLFEKSQIQDRDYTLTTFLNRDRYLANMKAASPWVKDISMNYTFPTTFKVQVEEYQVFGYYVTEEDHYPILENGEVVETPVATGQLPKAYLAVRFSDRELVRQFVKQLEKIPSSVRNQIEAVDLTPSKVTKDLVTLTMKDRTKVLVPVSQIKRKLPYYNQIRKLIEEDSVIDMEAGIYSYNAETMATLAQEKKEKEEGEGNKTEEADANSTDSEESAVVTEQHEEIPAE; encoded by the coding sequence ATGACGGATAAGAAGAACCAAAAAACTCCTAAGGAAGTCACTAAGCTCTCTGAATGGCAGAGACGAAACCAGGAGTATCAAAAGAAAAAACAATTAGAAGAGCAAGAAGAAAAAGAAAAGAAGGCACAAGAAGAGAAGGAAAGACAGGAACTTCTGAATCAAAAAACTCCCTCTGAAGATCTAGATGCAGAAGAGCAAGATACCGAGACTGCAGATGAAAATGAGAAGGAAGCTGATCTACCTGAGGAAGAAGTGCAAGAAACTCTTCCTGAAGAAACAGAAGAAGATGCTGAGGAAGAAAAAATCATCTACCTAACAGAACCTTCAGAAGCTATGCTCGAAGAAGAGGAACTGGCGAAGAAGGCTAAAAAGGAAGGTCAAATTGCGAGACGTCATATCTATCGGGCTATTCCTATTTTGGCGATCAGTACTCTGATTGCTCTCTTTTCTGCCTATCTTTTAACCCCTTTAGCTAAGCAAAAAATCATCGAATTCTCAGGGAATAAAAATGCGGATCAGACTTTGTTGTTTGAAAAGAGTCAGATCCAAGATCGGGATTATACCTTGACAACTTTTTTGAATCGGGATCGCTATCTTGCCAATATGAAGGCGGCGAGTCCGTGGGTCAAAGATATTTCGATGAACTATACCTTTCCTACGACTTTTAAGGTTCAGGTTGAGGAATACCAGGTCTTTGGTTACTATGTGACGGAGGAAGATCACTATCCCATTTTAGAAAATGGGGAAGTAGTAGAGACACCAGTTGCTACTGGTCAGCTTCCTAAGGCTTACCTGGCTGTTCGTTTTTCTGATCGAGAATTGGTCCGACAATTTGTCAAACAGCTGGAGAAAATACCGTCTTCTGTTCGTAATCAAATTGAGGCAGTGGACTTGACTCCGAGCAAGGTGACTAAGGACTTGGTAACGCTAACCATGAAGGATAGAACCAAGGTTCTAGTGCCGGTTTCTCAAATCAAGCGTAAATTGCCTTATTATAATCAAATTCGCAAGCTGATTGAAGAAGACAGTGTCATCGACATGGAAGCGGGGATATATAGCTATAATGCGGAAACAATGGCTACTTTAGCTCAGGAGAAGAAAGAAAAAGAAGAAGGGGAAGGGAACAAAACAGAGGAAGCTGACGCCAACTCGACAGATTCTGAAGAAAGTGCAGTCGTAACCGAGCAACACGAAGAAATTCCCGCTGAGTAA
- a CDS encoding RNA-binding protein has translation MTKGFYQHYSPEDHVFIDRVLELVARVEQQYSFELTSFLNPHQVDILRQIGAHHGLQVFSSAEIYPTEYARVILAPSYYQLEASDFEISLLEVLYPDKFYRLSHSQVLGSLLHQLGIERKSFGDILVGQGKIHIYVDERFSSYFKENLKKIAKASVKIREIDCRERITVDEPSKLKDLLVTSVRLDKLVASTFKLARSVAVQLVQSGQVKVNYATIDNPSRMIQVADLISVRKYGRFKILSENGLSKSGKYKLTVEVFSSRK, from the coding sequence ATGACCAAGGGATTTTATCAACACTATAGTCCAGAAGACCACGTCTTTATCGATCGAGTTCTAGAATTAGTGGCTCGGGTGGAGCAACAGTATAGTTTTGAACTGACTTCCTTTTTAAATCCACATCAGGTTGATATTTTACGACAAATTGGTGCCCACCACGGTTTGCAGGTGTTTTCAAGTGCAGAAATCTATCCTACAGAATATGCACGAGTGATTCTTGCTCCTAGCTACTATCAGTTAGAGGCATCTGATTTTGAAATTAGCTTGTTAGAAGTTCTTTATCCGGATAAGTTTTATCGGTTAAGTCACTCTCAAGTTTTGGGCTCGCTTCTCCATCAATTAGGCATAGAAAGAAAGTCTTTTGGAGATATTCTAGTTGGACAAGGGAAGATTCATATCTATGTGGATGAACGTTTCTCCTCCTATTTCAAAGAGAATCTTAAGAAGATCGCAAAAGCATCTGTGAAGATTCGTGAGATTGACTGTCGAGAACGAATCACCGTAGACGAACCATCCAAACTCAAAGACCTATTGGTTACTAGTGTTCGACTTGATAAACTAGTAGCTTCTACCTTTAAACTTGCTCGGTCTGTAGCTGTTCAATTAGTTCAGTCTGGCCAGGTAAAGGTGAACTATGCCACTATTGATAATCCTAGTCGGATGATCCAAGTAGCAGATTTAATTAGTGTTCGAAAGTATGGCCGATTTAAAATACTATCAGAAAATGGCCTATCAAAAAGTGGAAAATACAAATTAACGGTTGAAGTATTTTCCAGTAGAAAATAA
- a CDS encoding UDP-N-acetylglucosamine--N-acetylmuramyl-(pentapeptide) pyrophosphoryl-undecaprenol N-acetylglucosamine transferase, whose amino-acid sequence MKKIVFTGGGTVGHVTLNLLLIPRFIEDGWEVHYIGDKKGIEHQEILKSGLDIHFHSIATGKLRRYFSWQNMLDIFKVFWGILQSIWIMLRVRPQVLFSKGGFVSVPPVVAARLCFVPVLVHESDRSMGLANKIAYKFATKMFTTFEQAKGLVKAQHVGAVTKVNQEQVPIPVELEAVFAQFDPQLPTLLFVGGSAGARVFNEFVTNNREALLASYNVINLTGDSSLNEQAPHLYRVDYVTDHYLPLLHQADLVVTRGGANTIFELLAMNKLHIIVPLGKEASRGDQIENAQYFVEKGYAESIAEPELSMDRLQETMDKMFQGAESYHQAMKSSNELLSLDEFYSLVHQEINKRKK is encoded by the coding sequence ATGAAAAAAATAGTATTCACAGGGGGAGGTACAGTTGGTCACGTGACCTTGAACCTTCTCCTCATCCCTCGCTTTATCGAGGATGGTTGGGAAGTTCATTATATTGGGGACAAGAAGGGGATTGAGCACCAAGAGATTTTGAAGTCTGGTTTGGATATCCATTTCCATTCGATTGCGACAGGCAAGCTCCGCCGTTATTTCTCTTGGCAAAACATGTTGGATATCTTCAAGGTCTTCTGGGGGATCCTCCAATCGATTTGGATCATGCTTCGTGTACGGCCACAGGTTTTGTTTTCTAAAGGAGGCTTCGTTTCAGTTCCTCCGGTAGTGGCTGCGCGACTTTGTTTTGTTCCTGTATTGGTCCATGAATCCGACCGTTCCATGGGCTTGGCCAATAAAATTGCTTATAAGTTTGCAACGAAAATGTTCACAACCTTTGAGCAAGCGAAAGGCCTAGTGAAAGCCCAACATGTAGGAGCTGTCACCAAGGTCAATCAGGAACAAGTTCCAATCCCAGTTGAATTGGAAGCCGTTTTTGCTCAATTTGATCCACAGTTGCCAACCCTCCTCTTTGTGGGTGGCTCTGCTGGTGCACGAGTGTTCAATGAGTTTGTCACAAATAATCGAGAAGCCTTGCTGGCAAGCTACAATGTCATTAATTTGACAGGGGACTCCTCCTTGAATGAGCAAGCTCCTCATCTTTATCGAGTAGATTACGTGACGGATCACTATCTTCCTTTGCTTCACCAGGCAGATTTAGTGGTGACTCGTGGAGGTGCCAATACGATTTTTGAACTCTTGGCCATGAATAAGCTCCATATCATCGTTCCTCTGGGAAAAGAAGCTAGTCGGGGAGATCAGATTGAAAATGCTCAATATTTTGTAGAAAAAGGCTATGCAGAAAGCATCGCTGAGCCAGAATTGAGTATGGATCGGTTGCAAGAAACGATGGATAAAATGTTCCAAGGGGCAGAAAGCTATCATCAAGCGATGAAGTCTTCAAATGAATTGCTTTCCTTGGATGAATTTTACAGTCTAGTCCATCAAGAAATTAATAAAAGGAAAAAATGA
- the murD gene encoding UDP-N-acetylmuramoyl-L-alanine--D-glutamate ligase: MNVIETFKNKKVLVLGLAKSGESAARLLDRLGAIVTVNDGKTFEENPAAQSLLEEGIKVVTGGHPLELLDEDFAVMVKNPGIPYTNPMVERALEKGIPVLTEVELAYLISEAPIIGITGSNGKTTTTTMIGEVLTAAGQNGLLSGNIGFPASQVAQTATAKDTLVMELSSFQLMGIEAFHPEIAVITNLMPTHLDYHGSFEGYVAAKWAIQKNMTAKDFVVLNFNQDLAKDLFQQTQATVVPFSTQEKVDGAYLEDGVLYFRGEAVMRADQIGVPGSHNVENALATIAVAKLRGIDNQTIQETLSAFGGVKHRLQYVAEIEGVKFYNDSKSTNILATQKALSGFDNAHVILIAGGLDRGNEFDELVPDITGLKKMVILGESAERVKRAANQAGVTYLDATDVADATRKAYELAEPGDIVLLSPANASWDMYANFEVRGDEFLKTVEELKK; this comes from the coding sequence ATGAACGTCATTGAAACATTTAAAAATAAAAAAGTCCTTGTTTTAGGATTGGCTAAGTCTGGAGAATCTGCAGCTCGACTACTCGATCGCCTAGGAGCTATCGTAACAGTGAATGATGGCAAAACATTTGAAGAAAATCCTGCAGCTCAAAGCTTGCTGGAAGAAGGGATCAAAGTCGTAACAGGAGGACACCCTCTAGAACTCTTGGATGAAGACTTTGCGGTGATGGTGAAGAACCCTGGAATTCCTTACACGAATCCTATGGTTGAACGGGCTCTTGAAAAAGGCATCCCTGTTTTGACGGAAGTTGAATTGGCCTACCTCATTTCAGAAGCGCCCATCATCGGAATCACTGGTTCAAATGGGAAAACAACTACCACTACCATGATTGGAGAAGTATTGACTGCTGCTGGACAAAATGGTCTCTTGTCTGGGAATATTGGGTTTCCAGCTAGTCAAGTCGCTCAAACAGCGACAGCTAAAGACACATTGGTGATGGAATTATCTTCTTTCCAATTAATGGGGATTGAAGCCTTCCATCCAGAAATCGCAGTCATCACCAATCTCATGCCGACACATTTGGATTACCACGGATCGTTCGAAGGTTATGTAGCTGCAAAATGGGCGATTCAAAAGAATATGACGGCCAAGGATTTTGTGGTACTAAACTTTAATCAGGATCTAGCCAAAGACTTGTTTCAGCAAACACAGGCTACTGTGGTACCATTTTCAACCCAAGAAAAGGTAGACGGAGCTTATTTAGAGGATGGGGTCCTTTACTTCCGAGGTGAAGCCGTTATGCGAGCAGACCAAATCGGAGTACCAGGTAGTCACAATGTAGAAAATGCTTTAGCTACTATTGCAGTGGCTAAACTTCGTGGCATTGACAATCAAACTATCCAGGAAACCTTATCAGCCTTCGGCGGGGTGAAGCACCGCTTGCAGTATGTAGCCGAGATTGAAGGGGTGAAGTTCTACAATGATAGTAAGTCCACCAACATTTTAGCTACTCAAAAAGCCTTATCTGGCTTTGATAACGCTCATGTCATCTTAATCGCTGGTGGCTTGGACCGAGGCAATGAATTTGATGAATTGGTGCCAGACATTACCGGTCTTAAAAAGATGGTCATCCTTGGGGAGTCTGCAGAACGTGTGAAACGGGCGGCGAATCAAGCGGGTGTGACCTATCTAGACGCAACAGATGTGGCAGATGCAACACGCAAAGCTTATGAATTAGCCGAGCCGGGCGATATCGTCTTGCTTAGTCCAGCCAATGCTAGTTGGGACATGTACGCGAATTTTGAAGTGCGGGGCGATGAGTTCCTAAAAACAGTAGAAGAGTTGAAAAAATAA
- a CDS encoding YggS family pyridoxal phosphate-dependent enzyme, with product MNLIENKERIFSQVAQAMETANRTDQVNVIAVTKYVGIDQAKALVDTGVRHIGENRVDKFLEKYQALKDEGLTWHLIGSLQRRKVKEVINFVDYFHALDSMKLAQEIQKRASHPIKCFIQVNISGEESKHGFAPEELDALLPEIEALDNLQIVGLMTMAPFEASQDELQDIFAATHQLQKELQKKQLKNMPFTELSMGMSRDYDVAIANGATFVRIGTSFFK from the coding sequence ATGAATCTGATTGAAAATAAAGAGCGTATATTCTCGCAGGTTGCACAAGCAATGGAAACAGCAAACCGCACTGATCAGGTGAATGTAATTGCTGTTACTAAGTATGTTGGTATCGACCAAGCTAAGGCTCTGGTTGATACAGGAGTCCGTCATATCGGTGAAAATCGTGTTGATAAATTTCTAGAAAAATACCAAGCTCTAAAAGATGAGGGACTCACCTGGCATTTGATCGGTAGTCTCCAACGTCGTAAAGTAAAAGAAGTTATCAATTTTGTAGATTACTTCCATGCTTTAGATTCTATGAAGCTTGCCCAAGAAATTCAAAAAAGGGCGAGTCACCCAATTAAATGTTTTATACAAGTCAATATCTCTGGAGAAGAAAGTAAGCATGGCTTTGCTCCTGAAGAGCTCGATGCTCTTCTTCCAGAAATAGAAGCCTTGGATAACCTACAAATTGTTGGCTTAATGACGATGGCTCCTTTTGAGGCAAGTCAGGACGAGTTGCAAGACATATTTGCAGCAACTCACCAACTTCAAAAAGAATTACAAAAGAAACAGTTGAAAAATATGCCCTTTACAGAGTTAAGCATGGGAATGAGTCGTGATTATGATGTAGCAATTGCTAACGGTGCGACTTTTGTGCGAATTGGGACCTCATTTTTCAAATAG
- the sepF gene encoding cell division protein SepF yields the protein MSFKDRFDRLIDYFTEDGDEYDVQEAPAQAVGASQPVSSPKPVQPSSKPRQKAVVAAKEQKPTPVAASRPQVASTAVVESASSQKSSSENITRLHQRQQELARNRSAADEKITIDVRYPRKYEEATEIVDLLLANESILIDFQYMTEVQARRCLDYLDGARYVLAGNLRRVASTMYLLTPINVVVNIEDIRLPNDVEVAEYDFDMKRNR from the coding sequence ATGTCATTTAAAGATAGATTTGATCGATTGATTGATTATTTTACTGAAGATGGAGATGAGTACGATGTGCAAGAAGCGCCTGCTCAAGCAGTCGGTGCTAGCCAACCTGTATCATCCCCTAAACCAGTACAACCATCATCAAAACCACGTCAAAAAGCTGTAGTAGCTGCCAAGGAGCAGAAACCTACTCCTGTTGCAGCAAGTCGTCCACAAGTAGCTTCTACAGCAGTGGTTGAATCAGCTTCATCTCAAAAATCATCTTCTGAAAATATTACTCGACTTCATCAACGTCAACAAGAATTGGCAAGAAATCGTTCTGCTGCAGATGAGAAGATTACGATTGATGTCCGCTACCCTCGTAAATACGAAGAAGCAACTGAAATTGTTGACTTGTTGTTGGCAAACGAAAGTATTCTCATTGACTTCCAATATATGACTGAAGTTCAAGCGAGAAGATGTTTGGATTATTTGGATGGTGCTCGCTATGTATTAGCTGGGAATCTACGTCGTGTTGCAAGTACTATGTACTTACTAACACCAATCAATGTGGTTGTGAATATCGAAGATATTCGCCTTCCAAATGATGTCGAAGTTGCTGAGTATGACTTTGATATGAAACGAAATCGTTAA
- a CDS encoding YggT family protein, whose amino-acid sequence MFVLQLVRNFFQVFELVLIIYALLSWFPNASESDLAKMVQRIVEPFLSLFRKIPLQFGGLDFTVMFALLALSVVERFVLQFLVQFI is encoded by the coding sequence ATGTTTGTCCTACAATTAGTTAGAAATTTCTTTCAGGTTTTTGAGCTAGTACTAATCATCTATGCTTTGCTTAGTTGGTTTCCAAATGCATCAGAATCGGATTTAGCTAAAATGGTTCAACGGATCGTCGAACCATTTTTGAGCCTATTTAGAAAGATTCCTTTGCAATTTGGTGGGTTAGACTTTACAGTCATGTTTGCCTTACTTGCTCTATCCGTAGTGGAACGGTTTGTCCTTCAATTTTTGGTGCAATTTATATGA
- the ftsZ gene encoding cell division protein FtsZ, with protein sequence MTFSFDTAAAQGAVIKVIGVGGGGGNAINRMIDEGVAGVEFIAANTDVQALSSAKAETVIQLGPKLTRGLGAGGQPEVGRKAAEESEEVLTEALQGADMVFITAGMGGGSGTGAAPVIARIAKAVGALTVAVVTRPFGFEGTKRGNFAIEGINELREHVDTLLIISNNNLLEIVDKKTPLLEALSEADNVLRQGVQGITDLITSPGLINLDFADVKTVMENKGNALMGIGVGNGEERVIEAARKAIYSPLLETTIDGAEDVIVNVTGGLDMTLIEAEEASEIVNQAAGHGVNIWLGTSIDESMKDEIRVTVVATGVRQDKVEKVSGIASHTPSSARYYQTGPREHRPQTPQFDREFDLKEEIDMPTPQSRAKQETPRGSAFGDWDIRRENIVRQSDASTGRQVERYVDSSSEDDELETPPFFRNR encoded by the coding sequence ATGACATTTTCATTTGACACAGCAGCGGCACAAGGTGCAGTTATTAAAGTAATCGGTGTCGGTGGCGGTGGCGGCAATGCCATCAACCGCATGATTGACGAAGGAGTTGCTGGTGTAGAATTCATCGCAGCAAACACAGACGTACAAGCACTTTCAAGTGCAAAAGCAGAAACAGTTATCCAATTGGGTCCTAAGTTGACTCGTGGTTTGGGTGCTGGAGGTCAACCTGAGGTTGGTCGTAAAGCCGCAGAAGAAAGTGAAGAAGTATTGACAGAAGCTTTGCAAGGTGCAGACATGGTCTTCATCACTGCAGGGATGGGTGGAGGATCTGGTACAGGTGCTGCACCAGTCATCGCTCGTATTGCTAAAGCTGTTGGTGCTTTAACAGTAGCCGTTGTGACGCGTCCTTTCGGATTTGAAGGAACAAAACGCGGAAACTTTGCAATCGAAGGAATCAATGAACTTCGCGAACATGTGGATACTTTGTTGATTATTTCTAACAACAACTTGTTAGAAATTGTAGATAAGAAAACACCACTTCTAGAAGCATTGAGTGAAGCAGATAATGTTCTTCGCCAAGGGGTTCAAGGAATCACTGACTTGATTACAAGCCCAGGATTGATTAACCTTGACTTCGCTGACGTGAAGACTGTTATGGAAAACAAAGGAAATGCCTTGATGGGTATTGGTGTTGGTAATGGTGAAGAGCGTGTCATTGAAGCAGCTCGTAAAGCTATCTACTCACCACTCCTTGAAACAACCATTGACGGTGCTGAAGACGTGATCGTCAACGTTACTGGTGGTTTGGATATGACCTTGATTGAAGCAGAAGAAGCTTCTGAAATTGTTAACCAAGCAGCTGGCCATGGCGTAAACATTTGGCTCGGTACATCTATTGATGAATCTATGAAAGATGAAATCCGCGTAACGGTTGTTGCAACGGGTGTTCGTCAGGACAAGGTTGAAAAAGTTAGTGGAATTGCATCTCATACACCAAGTTCAGCACGTTATTATCAAACTGGACCACGTGAACATCGTCCACAAACTCCACAATTCGATCGCGAATTCGATTTGAAGGAAGAAATCGACATGCCTACTCCTCAATCACGTGCTAAACAAGAAACACCTCGTGGATCTGCGTTTGGAGATTGGGACATTCGTCGTGAAAACATTGTACGCCAGTCTGATGCTAGCACTGGTCGTCAAGTAGAACGCTATGTGGATTCTTCTTCAGAAGATGATGAGTTGGAAACACCACCATTTTTCCGTAATCGTTAA